A genome region from Syntrophomonadaceae bacterium includes the following:
- a CDS encoding DMT family transporter: MLLKTIPMLIALFSGVAMAVQGGINSGLAKIIGLLEATFFVHISAALLVAVLLFVLQMGQGDLIKISQVPWYLYLGGVLGVLITYGVIASIPKVGVTLATTAIIVGQVSTAMLIDHLGLFGLEKIAFSWVKLGGLFLLAAGAKLMLS, encoded by the coding sequence ATGCTGCTAAAAACAATTCCAATGCTGATTGCTCTTTTCTCCGGGGTCGCCATGGCTGTGCAGGGAGGCATCAACTCCGGGCTGGCAAAGATTATCGGCCTGCTTGAAGCAACTTTTTTTGTCCATATTTCAGCAGCACTGCTGGTGGCGGTATTGCTTTTTGTCTTGCAGATGGGCCAAGGAGATCTGATAAAAATTAGCCAAGTGCCCTGGTACCTCTATCTGGGCGGTGTGCTGGGAGTATTAATCACCTATGGTGTGATCGCCTCCATTCCCAAAGTCGGAGTTACCCTGGCTACCACAGCGATTATTGTTGGCCAGGTGTCTACCGCTATGTTGATTGATCATCTGGGACTTTTTGGATTAGAGAAGATTGCTTTTTCCTGGGTTAAGCTGGGAGGGCTGTTCCTTTTGGCTGCGGGGGCCAAGCTGATGTTAAGCTAA
- a CDS encoding Ppx/GppA family phosphatase has translation MDSWAVIDVGTNSVRLLVAEVRNGKVITIARQIDSTRLGEGLYHDWLLKQPALRRTASAVSRFIREAQNLGVSGIAIVATSAARDALNRAELSMVIEKETGYALEVLSGNQEAGLSFLGATSSFSCLPDPVVLDIGGGSTELVYRNKEGTIDSLSLKLGAVRCTELGMGCQEIRDQLWPSLEHLAARQGLVGVGGTITSLAAMEQELTCYDPELVHGFVLGLATIKKWRYRLAGMSMEARQQVKGLQPARADIMPAGLAILEGVMDGLQVNCVTVSEADLLEGLVLSLAGYSF, from the coding sequence ATGGATTCATGGGCAGTTATCGATGTAGGTACTAATTCTGTCCGTCTATTGGTGGCTGAAGTTCGGAATGGAAAAGTTATCACCATTGCCAGGCAAATTGACAGCACCCGGCTGGGAGAGGGGCTATACCATGATTGGCTCTTAAAACAGCCTGCCCTGCGCCGGACAGCTAGCGCTGTCAGCCGTTTTATCCGGGAGGCGCAAAACCTTGGGGTCAGCGGTATTGCTATTGTAGCAACAAGCGCTGCCAGAGATGCTTTGAATAGGGCAGAATTGTCCATGGTCATTGAAAAGGAAACAGGTTACGCTTTGGAGGTCTTAAGTGGAAATCAGGAGGCCGGGTTGAGTTTTTTGGGGGCAACTTCCTCGTTTAGCTGTTTACCCGATCCTGTTGTGCTGGACATTGGCGGGGGGAGCACGGAACTGGTTTATCGGAATAAGGAGGGTACAATTGATAGCCTCAGTCTGAAACTGGGGGCAGTCCGCTGCACTGAGCTGGGGATGGGCTGCCAGGAGATCCGGGATCAGCTCTGGCCCAGCCTGGAACACCTTGCTGCCCGGCAAGGACTGGTTGGAGTGGGGGGAACCATTACCTCTTTAGCGGCTATGGAACAGGAGCTAACCTGTTATGACCCCGAACTGGTGCATGGCTTCGTGCTCGGGCTAGCGACAATAAAGAAATGGCGGTACCGGCTGGCGGGAATGTCCATGGAAGCCCGGCAGCAGGTGAAAGGCCTGCAGCCAGCCAGGGCAGATATTATGCCGGCTGGCCTGGCAATTTTAGAAGGAGTAATGGATGGTTTGCAGGTTAATTGTGTGACTGTGAGTGAGGCAGATCTTTTGGAGGGACTTGTCTTAAGTTTGGCAGGCTATTCCTTTTAG
- a CDS encoding S1 RNA-binding domain-containing protein, with the protein MAIAVGSIVEGVVTGITKFGAFVEIPGGVTGLVHISEVADAYVKDVKDYLKERDLVRVKVINVDAGGKIGLSIKQASPDYDPQARIRRPKGVSSVSFEDKLAKFLKDSDERLTDLRRSTDSKRGGRGASRL; encoded by the coding sequence ATGGCCATTGCGGTTGGCAGCATTGTAGAAGGAGTGGTCACAGGCATTACTAAGTTTGGAGCCTTTGTGGAGATCCCGGGAGGAGTTACCGGTTTGGTTCATATCTCCGAGGTAGCTGATGCCTATGTGAAGGACGTTAAGGACTACTTGAAAGAACGGGACCTGGTCAGGGTAAAGGTGATTAATGTTGATGCCGGTGGAAAAATTGGACTTTCAATTAAACAAGCCAGTCCCGATTATGACCCGCAAGCCAGAATCCGTCGTCCAAAGGGGGTTTCCTCGGTTAGTTTTGAAGATAAACTGGCAAAGTTTTTAAAGGACAGCGATGAGCGCTTGACAGACTTGCGCCGGAGTACCGATTCTAAAAGAGGCGGGCGGGGCGCGAGCAGACTATAA
- a CDS encoding septum formation initiator family protein, with amino-acid sequence MYPAPRFHTLPNHHPAPVKRRRRVITWRFKPGFLLCLIILGYVVFSLGHLELKIWQIEREIAIEQQQKEALLLEKQGLQEQKQILNSRSYIEKVAREELGLIYPGEIVFMRGQPGNVLPLAAENPADVGD; translated from the coding sequence ATGTACCCTGCCCCCCGTTTTCATACGTTACCGAACCATCACCCGGCTCCGGTCAAGCGCAGGCGGAGGGTGATTACATGGCGCTTTAAACCTGGGTTTTTGCTTTGTCTTATTATTCTCGGTTATGTGGTCTTTTCTCTTGGCCACTTAGAGCTGAAGATCTGGCAGATAGAACGGGAAATAGCTATAGAACAGCAGCAAAAGGAGGCCTTGCTCCTGGAAAAACAGGGGCTGCAGGAACAAAAACAAATTTTAAATTCCCGCAGTTACATTGAAAAGGTGGCCAGAGAGGAATTGGGGTTAATTTACCCCGGGGAAATTGTGTTTATGAGGGGGCAGCCAGGTAACGTCTTGCCCTTGGCAGCGGAAAATCCGGCAGATGTTGGAGATTAG
- a CDS encoding sigma-70 region 4 domain-containing protein — MQIEIRGAENLSFRERQVVTLKEIGKSNEEVAKQLGISPSTVATLYHRAKSKGYQVVIVIPAQAMGLFNNNPEED, encoded by the coding sequence ATGCAGATCGAAATCAGGGGCGCCGAAAACCTTAGTTTCAGGGAGCGTCAGGTGGTTACCTTAAAAGAAATAGGTAAGTCCAATGAGGAAGTGGCCAAGCAGCTGGGTATTAGCCCTAGTACCGTGGCTACTTTGTATCACCGGGCAAAGAGTAAAGGATACCAGGTCGTGATTGTGATTCCGGCGCAGGCCATGGGGCTTTTCAATAATAATCCTGAGGAGGATTAA
- the yabP gene encoding sporulation protein YabP, protein MNEQKVGHQLQLVQREKLTVTGVTHLGNFDDREISLSTASGTLTLKGEGLNITHLDVERGNLHVSGLITSMQYSDQGISSRSRRSNLWQRLLK, encoded by the coding sequence ATGAATGAACAAAAAGTTGGCCATCAACTGCAGCTGGTTCAGCGGGAAAAGCTTACGGTAACAGGAGTTACTCATCTGGGAAACTTTGACGATCGGGAAATTTCGCTTAGCACAGCCTCTGGTACTCTTACTCTCAAGGGAGAGGGGTTAAATATCACTCATTTGGATGTGGAGCGGGGTAATTTGCATGTATCTGGTTTGATCACCAGTATGCAGTACAGTGACCAAGGAATCAGCAGCCGCTCCAGGCGCAGCAACCTTTGGCAACGTTTGCTGAAATAG
- a CDS encoding DUF2848 family protein, producing MINTLNFNVETKDETRIAQFDFSKLLCIGFAGRNREKVMEHIIELEEIGVKRPEKIPIIYPCSAILATQANRIQVVGNETSGEVEFILFESQGETYIGLGSDHTDRSLETVSIPKSKQMCAKPVGSTLWKYSQVKNHWDELILRSWITVNGQEQLYQEGKVSSILPVEDLKEVVRTEYNSMENLLVFCGTVPTHGGFVYGEKFRYELADEVINRRISHEYEIEIL from the coding sequence ATGATTAATACATTAAACTTCAATGTCGAAACAAAGGATGAAACAAGAATTGCCCAGTTTGATTTCTCAAAACTGCTTTGCATAGGATTTGCTGGCAGAAATAGGGAAAAGGTAATGGAGCATATTATAGAACTTGAGGAAATAGGCGTAAAAAGGCCGGAAAAGATACCTATTATCTATCCCTGTTCCGCAATTCTCGCCACACAGGCCAATCGGATCCAGGTTGTGGGTAATGAAACCAGTGGTGAGGTTGAGTTTATACTGTTTGAGTCTCAAGGAGAGACCTATATCGGTCTTGGCAGTGACCACACGGATCGCTCCCTGGAAACTGTTAGCATCCCCAAATCCAAGCAAATGTGTGCTAAACCAGTCGGGAGCACACTGTGGAAATATAGCCAAGTAAAGAACCATTGGGATGAGTTGATTTTGCGGTCTTGGATTACTGTCAATGGGCAGGAGCAGCTTTATCAAGAAGGCAAAGTAAGTTCTATTCTGCCGGTTGAAGACCTGAAAGAAGTTGTCCGCACAGAGTATAACAGCATGGAAAATCTTCTTGTTTTTTGCGGTACGGTTCCAACCCACGGAGGTTTTGTCTATGGTGAAAAATTCAGATACGAATTAGCCGATGAAGTAATTAACCGAAGAATCAGCCATGAATATGAAATTGAGATTTTATAA
- a CDS encoding carbon-nitrogen family hydrolase, which produces MRISIIQMDVLFSNAPLNRDKARRLFDAAIKDNPDVVVLPETWNLGFFPKNVKDLADNDGEPTCSLLSALAKEYSINIVGGSIVNNENNKTYNTNYVFDRKGQVISKYHKIHLFSPSGEHEYFEHGNKVNIFELDGLKASAIICYDLRFPELVRSLALQGIQILFIPAEWPLARVEHWKTLLRARAIENQMFVVGVNGAGVANEVKYGGNSMIIDPWGEILAHGGENEEIIVKEIDPAIVSDIRSRINVFRDRKPDMYQI; this is translated from the coding sequence TTGCGGATTTCTATAATACAGATGGATGTCTTGTTTAGCAACGCTCCTTTAAATCGGGATAAAGCAAGAAGATTATTTGATGCAGCAATCAAAGATAACCCAGATGTAGTAGTATTACCAGAGACTTGGAATCTGGGGTTTTTCCCTAAGAACGTAAAAGACCTGGCCGATAATGATGGTGAGCCAACTTGCAGCTTGCTCTCAGCTTTAGCGAAGGAATACAGTATTAACATAGTGGGTGGATCTATAGTAAACAATGAGAATAACAAAACCTATAACACCAATTATGTTTTTGATCGCAAAGGACAAGTAATTTCGAAATACCACAAGATACACCTGTTTTCGCCATCAGGAGAGCATGAATACTTCGAGCACGGAAATAAAGTAAACATATTTGAACTCGATGGCTTAAAGGCATCAGCCATAATCTGCTATGACTTAAGGTTTCCGGAACTGGTAAGAAGTCTGGCATTACAAGGTATTCAGATTTTGTTTATTCCCGCCGAGTGGCCGTTAGCCAGGGTGGAGCATTGGAAGACATTGCTAAGAGCAAGAGCTATTGAAAATCAAATGTTCGTTGTGGGGGTTAACGGAGCTGGAGTAGCTAACGAAGTAAAGTATGGTGGTAATTCCATGATCATAGACCCATGGGGCGAGATCTTGGCCCATGGCGGTGAGAATGAAGAAATCATTGTAAAAGAAATTGATCCGGCAATTGTTAGCGACATAAGATCAAGAATTAATGTTTTTAGAGATCGCAAACCGGATATGTACCAAATATAA
- a CDS encoding DEAD/DEAH box helicase family protein, producing MAYIAAAARVADALTQDVLLAPIESSVIPLPYQIRALSRAIAGNRARYLLADKVGLGKTIEAGLIMREFKLRGLVKRTLVIAPKGLVSQWVSEISFLKTTTSEKGGKRIADFYNTDGCLV from the coding sequence ATCGCTTACATCGCTGCTGCCGCACGAGTGGCCGACGCCCTAACCCAGGACGTTCTACTTGCGCCCATCGAGTCCTCCGTCATCCCGCTGCCGTACCAGATTCGTGCCCTGTCTCGCGCCATCGCGGGCAACCGGGCGCGTTATCTCCTGGCCGATAAGGTCGGCCTGGGCAAGACCATCGAGGCCGGGCTCATCATGCGGGAGTTCAAGCTGCGCGGGCTGGTCAAGCGGACGCTGGTTATCGCCCCGAAGGGGCTAGTGAGCCAATGGGTGAGTGAGATTTCATTTTTAAAAACAACAACAAGTGAGAAGGGAGGCAAAAGGATTGCGGATTTCTATAATACAGATGGATGTCTTGTTTAG
- a CDS encoding putative DNA binding domain-containing protein, whose amino-acid sequence MFDTKEELSAQIRLGEDSRLELKAVTFRGDRVTGPHPDGLADEIAAFANSFGGVLVLGIDEQKREPQGMSVQELTELEHWLLGICNDRIKPPPLCRIEKWELSDAAGNPAPVLKVDIPRSLYIHESPNGHFHRVGSSKRRMSTDYIIRLGQQRSQTRMIRFDEQPVVQAPVNAIEPALYERFRTPRTRDEGMDFLQKIGMVALDDEGVFHPSVAGILMACHEPREWLPNAFVQAVAYRGTSPAAADSGLPYQLDTRDISGPLDEQIRESCRFVARNMKVAGFKDLGRRDISQFDLTAVFEAMVNAVAHRDYAIYGSKVRLKMFADRLEIYSPGTIPNTMTVESLLYRQAARNETLTSLLAKCPVPTDIAWVNTDRRTLMDKRGEGVRIIMENSERLSGKRPEYRLIDDAELLLTLFAADMDYPNAND is encoded by the coding sequence ATGTTCGATACTAAAGAAGAATTATCGGCGCAGATACGGCTAGGTGAAGATAGCCGCCTGGAATTGAAGGCCGTAACTTTTCGTGGCGACAGAGTAACGGGGCCGCATCCCGACGGATTGGCGGACGAAATTGCAGCCTTTGCCAACAGCTTTGGCGGCGTACTTGTGCTTGGTATCGACGAGCAGAAGAGGGAGCCACAAGGGATGAGTGTCCAGGAGTTAACGGAATTGGAGCATTGGTTGCTGGGCATCTGCAACGACCGGATCAAACCGCCTCCGCTATGCCGGATCGAGAAATGGGAGTTGTCGGATGCCGCAGGCAATCCGGCGCCTGTTTTGAAGGTGGATATCCCGCGAAGCTTATATATTCATGAAAGTCCAAACGGTCATTTTCATCGAGTCGGCAGCAGCAAACGAAGAATGTCCACAGATTATATTATTCGGTTAGGTCAGCAGCGCAGCCAGACGCGAATGATCCGTTTCGACGAGCAGCCGGTTGTGCAGGCACCCGTGAACGCGATCGAACCAGCCCTCTACGAACGATTTCGAACGCCGCGTACGCGCGATGAAGGAATGGACTTTCTCCAAAAGATCGGAATGGTCGCCTTAGACGACGAGGGTGTTTTTCATCCTTCCGTGGCTGGTATTCTGATGGCTTGTCACGAGCCGCGGGAATGGCTGCCGAATGCATTCGTTCAGGCAGTAGCCTATCGCGGAACATCGCCGGCTGCCGCTGACAGCGGCCTGCCATACCAGTTGGATACCCGTGATATTTCGGGACCGTTGGATGAGCAGATTCGCGAATCCTGCCGGTTTGTTGCCAGAAACATGAAAGTGGCCGGGTTTAAAGACCTTGGCCGAAGGGATATCTCTCAATTTGACCTGACGGCGGTTTTCGAGGCTATGGTTAACGCCGTGGCGCATCGGGACTATGCGATCTACGGATCAAAAGTCAGGCTCAAAATGTTTGCCGATCGCCTGGAAATTTATTCGCCGGGAACCATCCCGAATACCATGACGGTCGAGAGCCTGCTGTACCGGCAGGCGGCCCGCAACGAGACATTGACCAGTTTGCTGGCCAAGTGTCCTGTGCCAACTGACATCGCCTGGGTCAACACGGACCGCCGCACCCTAATGGACAAACGGGGCGAGGGCGTGCGGATCATCATGGAAAACAGTGAACGTTTGTCTGGCAAGCGCCCCGAATACCGTTTAATAGATGATGCGGAGCTTTTGCTTACACTGTTCGCCGCCGACATGGATTATCCAAATGCAAACGATTGA
- a CDS encoding type I restriction endonuclease subunit R → MPYTEANYENAVIEVFRDTLGYAYVYGPDVMRDYTDPLYMAELLPALRRVNPRLPEAALFEAAYRLRHIEGATVSQKNARFMDYLQNGISVNYFDKGEQRSALAYLVDFKNVGRNTFTVANQWTIVENSEKRPDVLIFLNGLPVVVFELKSPSRDETDASEAYLQLRNYMLEIPSLFIYNAFLVMSDLAISKAGTITAGEDRFMEWKSKDGSYENTQYAQFDTFIEGMFDKVRLLDIIKNFICFSIDTKILAAYHQYFAVRKAVKSTVRATSTDGKGGVFWHTQGSGKSLSMVFYAQLLQQALNSPTIVVLTDRNDLDDQLFGQFAKCANFLRQTPQQAENRVHLKELLAGRQAYGIIFTTAQKFEESEEELSARRNIVVIADEAHRSQFIDEKIDTATGRIQKSFGLIIRESLPNATYIGFTGTPISRKDRFTIEVFGNYIDIYDMTQSVEDGATRPVYYESRVIHLKLDEDILQLIDTEYDRVAERAEPYLVDKSKSELSQMESILGAEQTITALCEDIIKHYEENRQFELTGKAMIVAYSRAIAMKIYLKLLQLRPAWEEKVGAVMTESNKDPEEWRSVIGNKRHRDEMAKKFKDNEDPLKIAIVVDMWLTGFDVPSLATMYVYKPMEGHNLMQAIARVNRVYKDKEGGLVVDYVGIASALKQAMNDYTVRDKKNYGDTDIAKTALPKFIEKLEVCRDLLHGFDYSQFTNETATDLTRAKAISSGVNFLSGVDKEKKKEAFIKEAMLLRQALSLCRSLLNAKQRYEAAYFEAVRTLLTRITGEGKPLSLKEINARINELLKESIKSEGVINLFSDIDTGFSLFDPKFLDEIAKMKERNLAVEILKKLLAEQVSLYRRKNLVKSEKFSEMLAHAMKAYLNGMLSNEEVIAELLKIAKDMANAQAEAETLGLTDEELAFYDALTRPEAVKDFYQNEELVAMTHELTDMLRKNRTIDWQKKESARAGMRRMVKKLLKKYNYPPEGLEDAIATVISQCEMWADN, encoded by the coding sequence ATGCCTTACACCGAAGCCAATTACGAAAACGCAGTCATTGAGGTGTTTCGCGACACCTTAGGGTATGCCTACGTCTATGGCCCTGACGTTATGCGTGACTATACCGATCCTCTTTATATGGCTGAGCTTTTGCCCGCCCTGCGTCGGGTCAACCCAAGGCTGCCGGAAGCTGCGCTTTTTGAAGCGGCCTATAGATTGCGCCATATCGAAGGCGCTACGGTTTCGCAGAAGAATGCTCGATTTATGGATTACCTCCAGAACGGCATTTCCGTAAATTATTTTGATAAGGGAGAACAACGGTCCGCCTTGGCGTACCTTGTGGATTTTAAAAACGTGGGACGCAACACCTTTACTGTTGCCAATCAGTGGACGATTGTTGAAAATAGCGAGAAGCGCCCTGATGTCCTTATTTTTCTGAACGGGTTGCCCGTGGTGGTGTTTGAGCTCAAATCTCCGTCTCGCGATGAAACGGACGCTTCTGAAGCCTACCTCCAGCTGCGAAACTATATGCTGGAAATTCCATCCCTGTTTATTTATAACGCCTTCCTTGTCATGAGCGACCTTGCCATATCCAAAGCCGGCACCATCACAGCGGGAGAAGATCGCTTTATGGAGTGGAAATCGAAGGATGGAAGCTACGAAAATACACAGTATGCCCAATTCGACACCTTCATTGAGGGAATGTTTGATAAGGTTCGACTTCTGGACATTATTAAGAACTTCATCTGCTTTTCTATAGATACTAAGATTCTCGCTGCTTATCACCAATACTTTGCCGTGCGAAAAGCCGTAAAATCAACCGTGCGTGCCACCTCAACAGACGGTAAGGGCGGTGTGTTCTGGCATACCCAGGGAAGCGGCAAGTCACTTTCCATGGTATTCTACGCCCAACTATTGCAGCAAGCGCTTAACTCCCCAACCATAGTAGTGCTGACTGACCGGAACGACCTGGACGACCAGTTATTCGGGCAATTTGCGAAATGTGCCAATTTCCTGCGACAGACACCACAACAAGCTGAAAATCGTGTTCATTTGAAAGAGCTGCTCGCAGGACGCCAAGCATACGGTATCATCTTTACCACAGCACAAAAGTTTGAAGAATCGGAAGAGGAACTTTCCGCCCGCCGAAATATTGTTGTCATTGCAGACGAGGCACACCGAAGCCAGTTTATTGATGAGAAGATTGACACCGCAACCGGGCGGATTCAAAAATCATTCGGCCTTATCATCCGTGAAAGTTTACCTAATGCTACATATATCGGCTTCACGGGTACGCCGATTTCCCGTAAAGACCGTTTCACAATTGAGGTCTTCGGCAATTACATTGATATTTATGATATGACCCAGTCCGTTGAAGACGGGGCAACCCGGCCTGTTTACTATGAAAGCCGCGTTATTCACCTTAAGCTGGACGAAGATATTCTGCAGCTTATTGATACTGAGTATGATCGAGTAGCTGAGAGAGCAGAACCGTATCTGGTCGATAAGAGCAAAAGTGAACTCAGTCAAATGGAAAGCATCCTCGGCGCAGAACAAACCATAACTGCATTGTGTGAGGATATTATCAAGCATTATGAAGAAAACCGTCAATTTGAACTGACGGGAAAGGCAATGATAGTTGCCTACTCCCGCGCCATTGCCATGAAAATATATCTGAAACTGCTTCAATTACGCCCCGCTTGGGAAGAAAAGGTCGGTGCGGTGATGACTGAGAGCAACAAAGATCCCGAAGAATGGCGCTCGGTCATCGGCAACAAACGCCATCGTGACGAAATGGCCAAAAAATTTAAAGACAACGAAGACCCGCTGAAAATCGCCATTGTGGTGGATATGTGGCTGACCGGCTTTGATGTGCCGTCCCTTGCCACGATGTATGTTTACAAACCAATGGAAGGACACAACCTGATGCAGGCTATTGCCCGCGTCAATCGGGTTTATAAAGATAAAGAGGGCGGTTTGGTGGTCGATTATGTCGGAATTGCTTCTGCGTTAAAGCAGGCGATGAACGATTACACCGTTCGCGACAAGAAAAACTATGGTGATACCGACATCGCCAAAACCGCTCTGCCGAAGTTCATTGAAAAATTGGAGGTCTGCCGCGACCTGTTACATGGCTTCGATTATTCTCAATTTACAAATGAAACAGCGACTGACCTGACTCGTGCAAAGGCTATCAGCAGCGGTGTTAACTTCCTGTCCGGTGTGGATAAGGAAAAGAAAAAAGAAGCTTTCATTAAAGAAGCGATGCTCCTGCGGCAAGCGCTATCCCTATGCCGTTCGCTTCTGAACGCCAAACAGCGTTATGAAGCGGCGTACTTTGAGGCTGTGCGGACACTTCTCACCCGTATTACGGGCGAAGGGAAGCCGCTGTCTTTGAAAGAAATTAATGCCCGCATCAATGAGCTGCTGAAAGAAAGCATTAAGAGCGAGGGTGTTATTAATCTTTTTTCTGATATAGACACGGGCTTCTCCCTGTTTGACCCGAAGTTTCTTGATGAAATAGCCAAGATGAAGGAACGCAACCTTGCAGTCGAAATCTTAAAGAAGCTGCTTGCCGAACAAGTTTCACTTTACCGCAGGAAAAACCTCGTCAAGTCCGAAAAATTCTCTGAGATGCTTGCCCATGCTATGAAAGCATATCTCAACGGGATGCTCTCCAACGAAGAGGTCATTGCGGAACTATTGAAGATTGCAAAAGATATGGCAAACGCCCAGGCCGAGGCCGAAACCCTCGGTCTTACCGATGAGGAGCTGGCATTCTACGATGCTCTGACCCGCCCCGAAGCAGTAAAGGACTTTTATCAAAATGAGGAACTTGTGGCGATGACCCATGAACTCACCGATATGCTGCGTAAAAACCGGACTATTGACTGGCAGAAGAAAGAATCTGCCCGTGCCGGTATGCGCCGCATGGTGAAAAAGCTGCTTAAAAAATATAATTACCCGCCCGAAGGTCTTGAGGACGCAATCGCTACTGTCATCAGCCAGTGCGAGATGTGGGCGGATAACTAA
- a CDS encoding virulence RhuM family protein produces the protein MRFDNPEIIIFQSADGKIKIDCRFQGETIWLSQSQIAQLFGRERSVITKHIRNIFAEGELDEKSNVQNLHIPNSDKQVVFYSLDVILAVGYRVKSPRGTQFRKWATQVLHEYLQKGFAMNDDFLKNMGGGVYWKELLERIRDIRSSEKVLYRQVLDLYATSLDYNASMPETLEFFKIVQNKLHYAVSGNTASEIVFDRANAGLPFMGLTVFKGKRPVKSEVTVAKNYMTEKELFALRRMVNAFFDMAELKAERHEPMYMRDWLETLDNFTRDFGFGVLKGPGRVKAIEAEEKAHREYASYRAQLPDDLSDVEKAYLITLRNMQKRLKSKDGD, from the coding sequence ATGAGATTTGATAATCCAGAAATCATCATCTTTCAATCCGCAGACGGGAAAATTAAGATTGATTGCCGCTTTCAGGGTGAAACAATATGGCTCTCACAGTCACAAATCGCGCAACTGTTCGGGCGAGAGCGTTCCGTCATCACAAAGCATATCCGCAACATTTTCGCCGAAGGCGAGCTTGACGAAAAAAGCAATGTGCAAAATTTGCACATTCCAAATTCTGACAAGCAGGTAGTGTTTTATTCGCTTGATGTTATCCTCGCAGTCGGTTACCGTGTGAAGTCGCCGCGTGGTACGCAGTTCAGAAAATGGGCGACACAGGTACTGCACGAGTATTTGCAAAAGGGCTTCGCCATGAATGACGACTTTCTTAAAAACATGGGTGGCGGCGTTTACTGGAAAGAACTGCTGGAGCGTATCCGCGACATCCGTTCGAGCGAGAAGGTCTTGTATCGTCAGGTTCTCGACCTTTACGCCACCAGTTTGGATTATAACGCTTCTATGCCGGAAACATTGGAGTTTTTCAAAATAGTGCAAAACAAGCTGCATTACGCCGTTAGCGGAAACACGGCGAGCGAGATTGTGTTTGACCGCGCCAATGCAGGACTCCCCTTTATGGGGTTAACTGTTTTCAAGGGCAAGCGTCCAGTAAAAAGCGAAGTTACCGTTGCTAAAAACTATATGACCGAAAAGGAACTTTTTGCCCTGCGTCGGATGGTCAACGCATTTTTTGATATGGCAGAGCTTAAAGCTGAGAGACACGAGCCAATGTACATGCGCGATTGGTTGGAAACGCTGGATAATTTCACGCGCGATTTTGGGTTTGGCGTGTTGAAGGGGCCGGGACGCGTGAAAGCAATTGAAGCCGAGGAAAAAGCACACCGCGAATACGCCTCTTATCGCGCCCAACTACCCGATGACCTGTCTGACGTGGAAAAGGCGTATTTGATCACTTTGCGCAATATGCAAAAAAGGTTAAAAAGTAAAGATGGCGATTAG